The following proteins are encoded in a genomic region of Thermococcus pacificus:
- the hydB gene encoding NADPH-dependent hydrogenase/sulfhydrogenase 1 subunit beta: MRYVKLPKENTYTFLERLKDWGKLYAPVKISEKFYDFREIDDVRKVEFHYNRTIMPPKKFFFKPREKLFEFSIKEAEYRETIEDVEPFVLFGVHACDIFGLKIMDTIYLDELPDKYYKVRREKGIIIGISCMPDEYCFCNLRETDFADDGFDLFLHELPDGWLVRVGTPIGHRIVDKNLRLFKEVTTEDICNFREFENKRSNAFKYHEDWSNLRYLLELEMEHPMWDEQAAICLACGNCNTTCPTCRCYEVQDIVNLDGNTGYRERRWDSCQLRSHGLVAGNHNFRPTKKARFRNRYLCKNSYNEKLGISYCVGCGRCTYFCPAGISFVRNLRTIMGLEEKSCPPEITEEIPKKGFAYATEIRGEDL; this comes from the coding sequence TTGAGATACGTTAAACTTCCAAAGGAAAACACCTACACCTTCCTCGAACGGCTCAAGGATTGGGGCAAGCTCTACGCCCCGGTTAAGATCTCGGAGAAGTTCTACGACTTCAGGGAGATAGACGATGTGAGAAAGGTCGAGTTCCACTACAACAGGACGATAATGCCGCCGAAGAAGTTCTTCTTCAAGCCGAGGGAGAAGCTCTTCGAGTTCAGTATAAAGGAAGCGGAATACAGGGAAACCATCGAGGACGTTGAGCCCTTTGTGCTCTTCGGCGTCCACGCCTGCGACATCTTCGGCCTCAAGATTATGGACACGATTTACCTCGACGAGCTCCCGGACAAATACTACAAGGTGAGGCGCGAGAAGGGTATCATCATTGGCATAAGCTGCATGCCCGATGAGTACTGCTTCTGCAACCTCAGGGAGACAGATTTTGCAGACGACGGCTTCGACCTCTTCCTCCACGAGCTTCCAGATGGATGGCTCGTAAGGGTTGGAACTCCCATAGGCCACAGGATAGTGGACAAGAACCTCAGGCTCTTCAAGGAAGTAACGACGGAGGACATATGCAACTTCCGCGAGTTCGAGAACAAAAGGAGTAATGCCTTCAAGTACCACGAGGACTGGAGCAACCTCCGCTACCTCCTTGAGCTCGAGATGGAGCACCCGATGTGGGACGAGCAGGCTGCCATCTGCCTCGCCTGCGGCAACTGCAACACCACCTGCCCGACCTGCCGTTGCTACGAGGTGCAGGACATAGTGAACCTCGACGGAAACACCGGCTACCGCGAGAGGCGCTGGGACTCCTGCCAGCTCAGGAGCCATGGACTCGTCGCTGGAAACCACAACTTCAGGCCCACTAAAAAGGCTCGCTTCAGGAACCGCTACCTCTGCAAGAACTCCTACAACGAGAAGCTGGGTATAAGCTACTGCGTCGGCTGTGGAAGGTGCACCTACTTCTGTCCGGCCGGCATAAGCTTCGTCAGGAACCTGCGCACGATAATGGGACTTGAGGAGAAATCCTGTCCACCTGAGATAACCGAGGAGATCCCGAAGAAGGGATTCGCCTACGCGACCGAGATAAGGGGTGAGGACCTATGA
- a CDS encoding molybdopterin oxidoreductase family protein, whose protein sequence is MRTIVTCFHCGIGCRVEVKKKRSRPHEINYLRDLNVPNYYGKLCSRGNLMFEPTVENKRIKRPMKALEEGKFVEISWADALREVSFQLSRYARDDPSMLGFIGGETVSNESAYLFQKLARLLGTNNIDTTASLSQGVLIRPVLDMGAWEHWADFADIDGADLIIVWGADLARNYPVLLGRIARARERGARVVLVDPVNGRASKFADFYLRPLPGTDVFLALSIMNYLVKTDERFGAVLPEDVLKLVSRSPPSYGEELTGVQERDIKAVAHEILRSSGGIILLGSGAVMNENGASFVRAIITLAFVSGMKFLPISRYGNSQGVLDMGLLPDLLPGYTPYSEGRDFQKAWLVEGLNPNPGKSLAEMLDGGINVFYLLGADLIRHIPGALDALRNAEFIIMQDSFMTETAKFADIIFPSALLYEEGGSTTNSERRVLWCEKAKRPPGEARGAVSILGEVGKAINLPGFNYTFPEEVLREISLLIPDYPGPRELVGSPEGALLKRPNGVKRKFVPLIPAKHPEGEVLLIRGHSGRFMPELLAGKMGETDVVLISPEDASRLGVSNGDRISIEVDGNRITVRAKVSNRTLKGVAVVHWDLVRAALPAKSSENCLVSRIYPCRIRGDEM, encoded by the coding sequence ATGCGCACCATCGTCACGTGCTTTCACTGCGGCATTGGTTGCCGGGTGGAGGTGAAGAAAAAACGTTCACGTCCTCATGAGATAAACTACCTCAGGGATTTAAACGTCCCCAACTACTACGGCAAGCTCTGCTCGCGGGGAAATCTGATGTTCGAACCCACTGTTGAGAATAAGCGGATAAAACGCCCCATGAAAGCTCTGGAAGAAGGAAAGTTTGTCGAAATCAGCTGGGCTGACGCCCTTCGTGAAGTTAGTTTTCAGCTATCCAGATACGCCCGCGATGACCCGAGTATGCTTGGTTTCATAGGAGGAGAAACTGTATCAAATGAGTCGGCGTACCTATTTCAGAAGCTTGCCAGGTTGCTCGGCACCAACAACATTGATACAACTGCTTCCCTTTCCCAGGGGGTTTTGATCAGGCCAGTTCTTGATATGGGAGCGTGGGAGCACTGGGCAGACTTTGCAGACATCGACGGAGCGGATCTGATCATAGTTTGGGGAGCGGACCTGGCGAGAAACTACCCCGTACTTCTCGGAAGGATTGCCAGGGCGAGGGAGCGTGGGGCCAGGGTAGTTCTCGTGGATCCTGTAAATGGAAGGGCATCGAAATTTGCCGATTTCTACCTTCGCCCTCTGCCGGGTACGGACGTCTTCCTTGCCCTCTCCATTATGAACTATCTGGTAAAAACTGACGAACGCTTCGGGGCAGTCCTCCCGGAGGACGTCCTAAAACTCGTATCGAGGTCTCCTCCGTCGTATGGTGAGGAACTGACAGGGGTTCAGGAGAGGGATATAAAGGCCGTTGCACACGAAATCCTCAGATCCTCCGGTGGGATAATCCTCCTGGGTTCGGGGGCCGTAATGAATGAAAACGGTGCCTCCTTCGTGAGGGCAATAATAACGCTTGCGTTCGTTTCAGGAATGAAGTTTCTTCCCATCTCACGGTACGGAAACTCCCAGGGTGTCCTCGACATGGGGCTCCTCCCTGACCTGCTCCCGGGTTATACGCCCTACAGTGAGGGGAGGGACTTCCAGAAGGCTTGGCTCGTTGAGGGTTTGAATCCCAACCCAGGAAAATCGCTTGCCGAGATGCTGGACGGGGGTATTAACGTGTTCTATCTACTCGGGGCAGATTTAATCCGCCATATTCCGGGTGCCCTCGATGCACTTAGAAACGCGGAATTCATTATCATGCAGGACTCGTTTATGACTGAGACGGCCAAGTTTGCCGACATAATCTTTCCGAGTGCCCTTCTCTACGAGGAAGGCGGCTCAACGACGAACTCCGAACGAAGGGTTCTTTGGTGTGAAAAAGCCAAAAGGCCCCCCGGTGAAGCCAGGGGTGCGGTTTCGATTCTTGGGGAGGTTGGAAAGGCCATAAACCTCCCAGGCTTCAATTACACCTTCCCAGAAGAGGTGCTTAGGGAGATCAGCCTTCTTATTCCTGATTATCCAGGGCCCAGGGAGTTAGTTGGAAGTCCTGAGGGGGCTTTACTCAAAAGACCCAACGGGGTAAAGCGGAAGTTTGTCCCCCTAATACCAGCCAAGCATCCCGAGGGGGAGGTACTTCTTATTCGGGGGCATTCTGGTCGGTTTATGCCCGAGTTACTTGCCGGAAAAATGGGGGAGACCGATGTTGTCCTGATAAGCCCCGAAGACGCATCGCGCCTCGGCGTTTCAAACGGCGACAGGATTTCGATTGAAGTGGATGGCAACAGGATAACCGTGAGAGCCAAGGTTTCAAACCGCACACTCAAAGGAGTTGCTGTGGTGCACTGGGACCTTGTGCGGGCCGCATTGCCGGCGAAGTCCTCTGAGAACTGTTTGGTGTCCAGGATCTATCCCTGCAGGATTCGGGGGGATGAGATGTGA
- a CDS encoding proton-conducting transporter transmembrane domain-containing protein — MIFALVFLLAIITGLVLRNSKVVSALSALASLSLVIEAARGITFHASISGITFAFATDELSRFFAILVGVAGSAVSVYSLSYMGRRHLVTVAYPLFVLSMALIVLARDFLTLLIFWELMTAASYVLIVYNYEKEETRRASVVYLVTMHALNTAPLIMGLGYVCSHAGTLDYSALSGTVVPSWVIWALTIGFLAKAGIFPMHFWLPEAHPVAPSNVSALLSGVMLKMAVYGMLRTLETFGGVDSIAVPIVVLSIITIALGSLLALNQKDIKRMMAYSSIDNMGYIFLAIGAYLLLPGELKEVALTAVLLHSFNHMLFKNLLFMLSGNILHATGRRDTGIRGLAKEMPITFGLSIVGILAVSGVPPLNGFASKWLIYRATFLSKDPLLVVGGAVALLGSALTLAAYLKLYRVFTGEPNVEAEEAPLPMLLGEGILAALCVVGGVVPGLFLHPVGLSYPAELNLPLLALVIAVLIASLLVALPPRARKGGIWTNGEPVEEFEIKPEHMYTGVSEAVQSISAAGGRIQLLALSMGRLYRSTEVGYIDEALFMPLIRLSYGFGAYLRELSKGLNGMLATAFLVLVAMVIAFLAFAGVI; from the coding sequence GTGATATTCGCACTTGTATTTCTCCTGGCCATAATCACAGGACTGGTGCTCAGGAACTCAAAGGTAGTGAGTGCCCTCTCAGCGCTCGCGTCCCTCTCCCTTGTGATCGAGGCCGCCAGAGGGATTACCTTCCACGCCTCCATCTCAGGAATCACCTTTGCCTTTGCCACCGATGAGCTGTCCAGGTTCTTCGCAATACTTGTGGGTGTGGCTGGCTCGGCGGTCTCCGTGTACTCGCTCTCCTACATGGGCAGAAGGCACCTTGTGACAGTTGCGTATCCTTTATTCGTGCTTTCTATGGCCTTGATAGTCCTTGCCAGGGATTTCCTTACTCTCCTGATTTTCTGGGAGCTGATGACGGCCGCTTCCTACGTCCTCATCGTTTACAACTACGAGAAAGAGGAAACCCGGAGGGCAAGCGTTGTGTACCTTGTTACAATGCACGCCCTGAACACCGCACCCCTGATTATGGGGCTGGGCTACGTTTGCAGCCACGCGGGAACCCTCGACTATTCGGCGCTGAGCGGTACCGTGGTTCCTTCATGGGTTATATGGGCACTGACCATCGGGTTCCTGGCAAAGGCGGGCATTTTCCCCATGCATTTCTGGCTCCCAGAGGCCCATCCCGTTGCACCGAGCAATGTTTCGGCACTCCTCAGTGGAGTTATGCTCAAAATGGCGGTTTACGGGATGTTAAGAACCTTGGAAACGTTTGGTGGGGTGGATTCAATAGCAGTCCCGATTGTGGTGCTTTCAATCATCACAATTGCCCTCGGCTCGTTGCTGGCACTCAACCAGAAGGACATTAAGAGGATGATGGCTTACTCAAGCATCGACAACATGGGTTACATATTCCTCGCCATTGGGGCCTATCTGCTCCTTCCGGGGGAGCTCAAGGAGGTGGCCCTGACAGCAGTCCTGCTACACTCCTTCAACCACATGCTGTTCAAGAACCTCCTTTTCATGCTCTCCGGCAACATCCTCCACGCAACGGGGAGGAGGGACACCGGCATCAGGGGGCTCGCAAAGGAGATGCCAATCACGTTCGGGCTGTCCATCGTTGGAATCCTTGCAGTGTCGGGCGTGCCCCCTCTGAATGGTTTCGCGAGCAAGTGGCTGATTTACAGGGCAACATTCCTGTCGAAAGATCCCCTCCTGGTTGTCGGAGGTGCAGTCGCACTCCTTGGGAGCGCGCTCACGCTGGCGGCTTACCTCAAGCTTTACCGGGTGTTCACCGGTGAGCCGAACGTTGAGGCCGAAGAGGCGCCCTTACCGATGCTCCTTGGCGAGGGGATTCTTGCGGCCCTCTGTGTTGTGGGTGGCGTTGTTCCAGGCCTGTTCCTTCATCCAGTGGGCCTTTCATATCCTGCCGAACTTAACCTCCCACTCTTAGCCCTGGTAATCGCTGTGCTCATTGCGTCCCTGCTCGTGGCACTGCCTCCAAGGGCGAGAAAAGGTGGAATCTGGACCAACGGAGAACCGGTAGAGGAGTTTGAGATAAAGCCGGAGCACATGTACACTGGCGTTTCGGAGGCAGTGCAGAGTATCTCGGCGGCTGGAGGCAGAATTCAGCTACTGGCGCTATCCATGGGCAGGCTCTACCGTTCGACTGAAGTGGGTTAC
- a CDS encoding hydrogenase 4 subunit D, whose protein sequence is MIDLIISSIVLAYLGVVCFVLDDRKSDRVMLPLLWLSSLLQVIVAAMFYLSPNPIHAVFLEVNGLGEVYGLRVDGTSVFTAFVVSTAGAVFLTYAVRYMDDKNVGHPHRGQKGRFYGWMMLFLGSTLAFIYSSTVLQMLIFFELMSVACWGVVGFYGSKRAERAALKALLIPNFGAIVGFYTAVAYGLKYGNLGLDFLGALPEMEKVILFLCLMVAAFTKSAQFPLYSWIPDAMEAPTPASAFLHGAAMVEMGVYLLIRVVQFMEPPVTVFYPMALILVATLIVAMLQYPRQSDAKRLLAYSTIAECAIMYTGVAIAVLGNPLGIKAALFQLMNHAYLKGLAFLTAGTFTYYYGTLDMRRIKGLKETPLLAYSWSFALLGLAGLPPFGVFFSKLYIYLNAGEMYSVPLGALLLLVVLADSVVLLYSALKSINSMVFSEGEPKRVDGIISGTLCSLILLSLISAFIGYALLGVVQ, encoded by the coding sequence ATGATTGACCTCATAATCTCTTCAATAGTGCTCGCCTACCTCGGTGTTGTGTGCTTTGTGCTCGATGACAGGAAGTCAGACAGGGTAATGCTCCCCCTGCTCTGGCTGTCTTCCCTGCTCCAGGTCATTGTTGCGGCGATGTTTTACCTATCTCCGAATCCGATTCACGCGGTGTTCCTTGAAGTGAATGGGCTCGGTGAAGTTTACGGCCTCAGGGTAGATGGCACGAGCGTCTTCACGGCGTTTGTTGTTTCAACGGCGGGAGCGGTGTTTTTGACCTACGCCGTTCGCTATATGGATGACAAGAACGTCGGCCACCCACACAGGGGGCAGAAGGGCAGGTTCTACGGGTGGATGATGCTGTTCCTCGGTTCAACCCTGGCTTTCATATACTCATCCACTGTGCTCCAGATGCTGATATTCTTTGAACTTATGAGCGTCGCATGCTGGGGTGTCGTAGGGTTCTATGGCAGCAAAAGGGCGGAACGGGCGGCGCTCAAGGCGCTCTTAATTCCCAACTTCGGGGCTATAGTCGGCTTCTACACGGCGGTGGCGTATGGCCTCAAATACGGGAACCTCGGGCTTGACTTCCTGGGGGCACTCCCAGAGATGGAGAAGGTGATACTGTTCCTGTGCCTTATGGTGGCCGCGTTTACCAAGAGTGCCCAGTTCCCACTCTATTCGTGGATTCCGGACGCAATGGAGGCCCCGACTCCGGCGAGTGCATTTCTCCACGGTGCGGCCATGGTGGAGATGGGGGTCTACCTTCTGATAAGGGTCGTCCAGTTCATGGAGCCTCCAGTAACCGTTTTCTACCCCATGGCGTTGATTCTGGTGGCAACCCTCATTGTTGCAATGCTCCAGTATCCGAGGCAGAGCGATGCCAAGAGGTTGCTGGCGTACTCCACGATAGCCGAGTGCGCTATAATGTATACCGGTGTCGCCATTGCCGTCCTCGGAAACCCCCTCGGAATTAAAGCCGCGCTCTTCCAGCTGATGAACCACGCTTACCTAAAGGGGCTGGCGTTTCTGACGGCCGGAACGTTCACATACTACTACGGGACTCTGGACATGAGGCGGATAAAGGGCCTGAAGGAGACCCCCCTCCTTGCGTACTCATGGAGCTTTGCCCTACTTGGACTGGCCGGCCTGCCCCCGTTCGGAGTCTTCTTCAGCAAGCTCTACATATATCTCAACGCAGGGGAGATGTACAGTGTCCCGCTTGGAGCCCTGTTACTCCTTGTGGTTCTCGCGGACTCGGTGGTTCTCCTGTACTCAGCGCTGAAAAGCATCAACTCCATGGTGTTCAGTGAAGGAGAGCCAAAAAGGGTGGACGGAATTATAAGCGGGACGCTGTGTTCGCTTATCCTCCTCTCCCTTATTTCCGCCTTTATCGGCTACGCCCTCCTGGGGGTGGTACAGTGA
- a CDS encoding 4Fe-4S dicluster domain-containing protein yields MKKVFIDFRKCIGCHSCEAACAREHNGKPNIFIVQTSELMMMSFNCRHCENAPCMLVCPARALYRDEDGAVRVKYQECIGCMLCSIACPFGTPRFDERLKVMVKCDLCANRRAEGKLPACVETCPMDALILATEEEIVEMKLKEAAVRREEFIRKVGGIMGCGP; encoded by the coding sequence GTGAAGAAAGTGTTCATTGACTTCAGGAAATGCATAGGTTGTCACTCCTGCGAGGCGGCCTGCGCGAGGGAGCACAACGGGAAGCCGAACATATTCATCGTGCAGACGTCCGAACTTATGATGATGTCATTCAACTGCCGCCACTGCGAGAATGCGCCCTGCATGCTCGTCTGCCCTGCAAGGGCGCTTTACAGAGACGAGGACGGGGCAGTTCGCGTTAAATACCAAGAATGCATTGGCTGCATGCTGTGTTCTATCGCCTGCCCCTTTGGAACACCGCGTTTTGACGAGCGCCTGAAGGTCATGGTGAAGTGCGACCTCTGCGCCAACAGGAGGGCGGAGGGTAAGCTCCCGGCCTGCGTTGAGACCTGCCCAATGGATGCGCTGATTCTGGCCACCGAGGAGGAGATAGTGGAGATGAAGCTGAAGGAGGCCGCCGTCAGAAGGGAGGAGTTCATCAGAAAAGTTGGAGGCATAATGGGGTGTGGGCCATGA